The Setaria viridis chromosome 6, Setaria_viridis_v4.0, whole genome shotgun sequence genome includes the window tttactgtagcaacacattattaaatcatggactaattaggcttaatagccatttagcctccacttatataatggattttatcaataatctacgtttaatacttctaattagtatctaaatattcgatgtaacaAGTAACCAAAGGGGGCCGTCTTCTAGGGAATCTGTTGGTGTGGACATCTGGTCACACAATTACACAAAGGTGCACCACCGTAACTTGTTGGAAACATGTTATTCATGGTTCATGTCACCACCGTGTCATTATTGGTGACTGAACACGCATAGCGGCATATAGCGCATGAATTTTGTTGTAGTTTGCTAGATTCTCCTTacccttctcctttctttttctttttcattttactTTGTATGTGTTGACGTGCTGCACAAGTGTAACCTTCGTGTAGCTGCCTTTCTTTTCTGGCAACATTCTGTCATGTGTTGTGCTTGTGACAGTATTTTTTTCGCAATTACAGCAAGACAGGATGAGTTAGGCCAGGTTATTTGATCTGCCTTGACATAAACTGCTGTCCTATCAACCTTGGTCGTTAGGAGATGTAAATGATAAGGTAATTTTGCTGCTGGATACTCTTCGATGTTGATATTTGCTGATGGATACTACTCAATTCTACCTTTGCTAATAGACACTCTTCAAGTTTGGATATTAGCTATGAGACACTATATATATTATAATATTAAGTTTTTATGAAAGGTGAGATAATTAAAAAATAACCAAACTACCCCTCACCTCTTCCCATCTTGTCCTCTCAATCCGATCCCTCCCTCCACCTGTTCCCCGTAAGCCTCTCGTTCCCCACCCGTGACACACACGATGCCTGTCAACACGTTTGGGCTTGTTTAACTTATATTTCTGTTAAATATGGCTAAGAGCATTTAAAGTTTGCCACATCTATATTTTATTATGATTTGCATGGTTGTATGCTTCTTTTATCTATATATGGTGTAATTGGCTTTATATacgatcttttttttcttaaacatGTTTGTACGCAGCATGACCCTGTAGGGGTATTCCGGTCCCATCATTGATTTTCTCTCCCCCTTAGTAAGAAATGATTATTTTAATAGTTAAATATCTAAACTTAAGTAGCCAGCGAAAGCAAGATTGAAGGATGTCCATCGGTAAATACTAACATCGAGGAGTCTCCACCGGCAAAATTAGCCGTGATAGCGAACAGAGACACGGCCACACACTGACTCACTGTGACCCTGCGACTGCATGCGAGAGACCTGACCAGCTGACCTGACCTGACCCGAGCTGCTCACGTCCTTTTTCTTGCAACACTGTTGCTGATTCCTCTGACGGCGACACTGTTTGCCTTGCCTCCACGTAcgcatccatgatccatccgtGCTCCATGAGTAGACACAGACGGCTGATGGCGCCTGGGCCTCGGCTTGCACGTTCCAACTTCCAACTGTCCAACACCAGGCCGCAGCGTCCATAAAAATGGAATACTAATATATATTTGACATATATTTTTTGTTCACCTGTCATTAATAATCTGCTGTAGTAACTGTATCCGTCCTTTTTTTCTTGATAAAACTTTTTAAAATATATGATATCAGTTAAATATGTTTCTAAGTAAATCATCGATATAAATTTCAAGTATCTAAAAACTTTaaatagagaaaaatattgtgGAATGATATTTTCTCTCTTTTATGCTTAGTGCGTGtgttaaatatatattattgttTAGATAAGTAAGGACCAAATtctaataaataaaataaaaatatggcTCGTAGTTTTGAGAATAAGTATAGCGCTCGACAGCTATGACCTAGCGGTGTAGCGAGGCTACAAGAAGACGGTGAGAAGGTTAGTGGTAGGAGAACGTGGTGGCGTGGCTCAAACatggtagtgtttggttggttcAAATataacgtaatctgattactgaaggtaacgaatcccattacatatgtttggttgcggtggtttgtaatcaattgacactgtaatcgaatcccttacctaaataatatctatataaGCTTGTTATCCCTCCTCCAacaccgtaatcagatatagcacccacacagtaatctgattacgttaccagagtgcaaccaaacaaagagggcaatcacATATTCCACCTCTAAATACACTGTAATttgattccctttgcgtttacattaccttagcacaaaccaaacactatcttagtGTGACAACATTTTGGATTACGAATGCAGCAGCAAATCGCCGCTAAAGATGTGAGTAGGCGGGAAGACTAGGTGCAAAGCACGTGGAGTAGGCCTAGCTCAACGAAGAAGAAAGTCCTTCCTCCGTCGAAAGATGTGGATCTACGGTCAAAATAAATTCATGTAATGAGGAGGTCAATTAACAACTTCAATGCATATTTCACTTCTCCTTTCCCGTTTTGATCAtacttttcttttaaaaaaaagatctaTTTTGATCGTACCGAAACACAACTTGATCAATAAGTCAACCACCTTATAATCATAACAATAATAGAAGGGCATTGGTCTCTCTTTTCATCCATGACACATCTGTACACAACATCGAAAAGTACAAGAAAATAGATATGCATCTACATCATACCATGACCCCTGTTTAGTACAGCTGTAGTGAGAAACGCTTCTCAAATAAGCTGCACTTATATGGAAAAACTGATTTGCGAGCGGCTGAAATAAGCTGAAAAATGGCTCACCGTTTGATTTATAGTTTCAGATTAttttaaaggggtgtttgggaacaccatgctaaactttagcacctgtcacatcggatgtttggatactaattaggagtattaaatatagtctaattacaaaactaattgcatagatggagtctaattcgcgagacaaatctattaagcctaattagtccatgatttgacaatatggtgctgcagtaaccatttgctaatgatggattaattagtcttaatagattcgtctcgcgaattagactcaatctgtgcaattagttttgtaattagctcatacttagggcctgtttggtagagctccacgcagctccagatcctcaaAAACAACTCTGCTCTAGATTTTTTCGGCCAAACGGTTTTagatccagcaactccaccacagatctgctccacgaaaacggtggatctacccccagatccatggatttggtggagcacctcaggaggtgctccacgaaatcaaatttggtggagttggaggaaattacccaccactgccactcattgtggaaaatgaccggttcgttctatttcttcATAACTTCCTTCTCAGcttgcgccgccatggccgcgccccgcccgtcggagcaccgcctcgcccgccggagcaccgcctcgcccgccgaAGCGCCGTCTCgctccgccggcggccagcgcgccccgcccgctccagcgccgtcccgcccgccggagccccaTCCCACGCCTACCCGCACACCCTGCCCCGCCTGCCAAAGCGCCGTCCTGCCCGTCGGAGCCCTGCCCCACACCCGGCCGCCGGTGCAGCCGCGCCCACCAGCCgcccgtcggagcaccgccccgcccgccgaagccccgccccgcacccggccgccggcgaggccgcacccgccagcgcgcgcgaggttgcctggccgccggcgaggccgtgcccgccagcACCTCAATTGTGCCTGCAACAGCACTAGGAAggagatgttttttttattctgatgcaTGGGCCCAaatcgccggccgccggtgaggccgcgCCCGCCAGCCGTCCCGCTCCgcccgtcggagcaccgccccACCCGCCGAAGCCCCACCCCgcacccggccgccggcgacgcgcctGCCAGCGCGCGCGAGGTtgcctggccgccggcgaggccgtgcccgccagcACCTCAATTGTGCgtgcaacaacactaggaaGGAGATGTTTTTTTATTCTAATGCATAGGCCCAAATTGCCAGTGAGATAAAGACAAGAAtggagctgtaccaaacgctttttgagatattagatccacggtggagcagctctatggtGGAGCTAGCTGGACCTATAGATTTGGAGCTGTTTTTTCAgagctggagctctaccaaacaagtccttagtccttctaattagcatccgaacatcggATCCGATGTgatcttgctaaagtttagcaccttgtatccaaacagatCCAAGTGTAAGTGAAATTTAAACTGTTACAAACATAACCCACGTCCGGAAATGACTTTATTTTATACGACGAGTGCCTCAGATACCTTACGTATAGCAACCGCTGCCAACCGCACCACCGAAAGCAACGCGCAATCCCAGGGCGTGCGGCGGCAGTTCGGGCAACGGTTCTTTTCCGGCGGCAAGAGCAGAGCAGGGGGCAGTACACGCAGCGGCCGAGAGGCACGACCTCGCAGTTTTGCCTGCTTGCCCTTGGCGCGTCACATGTGCGCGTCCATTCACGCTCTGCAGACAGAACCAGCCATGGCACAAGTCCACActcgctccctctctctcacctCCATCCGCGCAGAAAGCAGAGCGCCAGCCCAGCCAAAGCGGTAAAGCTTTGCACAGCAGGAAAAGATCCCTGTGAAGAGAGAGAGCGGAGAGAGGCCTTTTCCAGTTTTTACTCACCTGCACCATCTCTTCACACTGCAATCTCCTCTCCCTCTGCCATCGCCTTTCCGGTGCAAAAGATTTCGCCCTCGGGAAGCGAGGCGCGCATTTTCCTCCGTGGCCGGCGTGGCAACGGAAAAGCCCCAACTCCAATCCCATGGCTGGCggaaagcggcggcggcagcgagaaAAGAGCGCGAAAGCCGCCATGGCGACAGGGTGGCCGCAGCTCCGCCTCCTTTGCGCGTAGGACTGCAGATTCCTTCGATCTTGGTACTGGTActagtactactactactagtcGCCTCCTGCTAGCAGCAAGCAAAGAGAGAAAACCAGGAAGCATCCCCCGGCATTCCCCTGCCCGCGCCTTTTCTTTAGCGGTTGTTGCTTTCTTCTTTGGGCGCCTGGGTTTTGGCCTCCTCCGCACGCAAAAAAACCGcccgtcttcttcctccccggcgTGTCCTCGACGGCTCGTTCTTCGCCGGCCTCTTCTTGGACCCGTTTCTTGTTCCGCTTTTGAGTGGAGTCGCAGCGGAGCGGAGTGAATCAGTGAGGTGGTGAAGGGTTGGCTTTCTTGGGACGCGAgagagggggaagaggaggaggatggccggAGGaggggcagcgccgccgccgaagcaggaggagctgcagccgcaCCCGGTGAAGGACCAGCTGCCCAGCGTGTCCTACTGCATCACCAGCCCGCCGCCATGGCGTACGTCCCTCTCACCCACCTACCTCGGTCTTCTGGTTTCAATGTTGGGAGGCTTGGAGTTTGTTCTGTTCTGTGTACTTTTGGCATTTACGTTCTTGTCATGTGGATCTTCCCCTTTGATGTTGATGTTTTTCTGAAGTGTGTTTTGTTTGCCACATGGTGTTGGGCGCACTGGGGATGGTCCAGTTTCTGCTAATCGATTTTTTGTTGCCTGTCACCTACTGGTAATTAATCTAGTCATTTGGTGAATCTTGAATATGCAGCTGAGGCCATCATACTTGGATTCCAGCACTACATTGTGATGCTGGGCACATCTGTCATCATACCAAGTGCTCTTGTTCCCCAGATGGGAGGAGGAAATGTGAGTGCCCCTGAATCACCTGAAACTGAAAGTACCACCCAGTGTTCAGATTCTGAGAGCTAAGTTTTGTGGTGATGGCATATGCATGTCAAAACGCTGAACTCCCTGTTGCTGAATTGCCTTTCTgtcaggaggagaaggctcgggTGATCCAGACTCTGCTGTTCGTCGCCGGCATCAACACCTTGTGCCAGTCATTCTTTGGGACTCGTCTCCCTGCAGTGATGGGTGGATCTTACACCGTCGTTGCGCCGACCATTTCCATCATCATGGCCGGCCGCTACAGCAACGAAACAGACCCTCATCAGGTAACTCCCCTGTTGCTTGGTCTACAGGATCGCCATTGTCACATGCCCTGTATGATTTTCTAGTAAAGTTCACAAGACTTGCGTCACTACTTTTAGAAATTCCTGCGGACTATGCGAGGAACGCAAGGTGCTCTCATCATCGCATCGACAATTCAGATCATACTTGGTTTCAGTGGCCTCTGGCGCAATGTTGTTAGGTAGGGATCATGATTCCTATTTGTAAATTCTGCTAGCGCATTCTATGATTGTAGAATTTCAGTTTGCAGTTTTAGTGCCATTGCAAATTGTATTAGTTCAGTTTGTAGATTGACGAGAGCGAACTCCTTTCGCAGATTTCTAAGTCCATTGTCTGCTGTTCCTCTGATCTCGCTAGCTGGATTTGGGCTCTATGAGCTTGGTTTTCCAGGGGTAAGCATTAGTGTGCTACTAATAAGGTGTGGTTGTTGCTTGATTCATTCATAATCCTTGCTCCCGTCACTGGAACACTAACTATAGGATTCATTCGGTTTCAGGTTGCCAAGTGTGTGGAAATTGGGCTCCCAGAAATCATTCTAATGCTCATATTTTCTCAGGTACGTATCATTTGTTCTGCCTTTCTATACACTTAATAACCATTATAGCAGAAGTCATGTACTAATGTGTTTTTTTCTACATGGGCAGTATTTACCTCATGCTATTCATGTGGCAAAGCCTGTGTTTGACCGATTTTCTGTAATCTTCACCATTGCTATTGTATGGCTGTATGCATACATTCTTACTGCCAGTGGTGCGTACAAGAATGCCCGAACAAAGACACAAGTGCATTGCCGTGTTGACCGCTCTGGACTTATAAGTGGAGCACCTTGGTAAGAAATTTGTCATCATTGCCTTTTGTTTAGACCCTTGTTTtggtaaaaaaattattttaggaGTGCTGAAAAAATATTGTAGGATTAATGTCCCGTACCCTTTCCAATGGGGAGCTCCAACATTTGATGCTGGTGAATGTTTTGCGATGATGATGGCCTCATTCATTGCTCTTGTGGAGGTTTGTCTGTGCAGCTTTACTGAATAGTAAAAAAGATAAGTGGGTGACAATTAACGTCCTAACAGGCAGTATGCTGCTCTTTCAGTCAACTGGGACCTTCATCGCGGTGTCAAGATACGCAAGTGCGACTATGATACCTCCCTCTGTTCTTGGTCGTGGCATTGGTTGGCAGGTAACTGAGTTGATTATCGTATACTGTAAACTTCATTTTCTTCTCACTAGTTTTGTTGTGGTCAAAATTGGGTTTCATGAACTGCAGGGCATTGGTACTTTACTGGGTGCATTTTTTGGGACAGCTAATGGAACTGCTGTGTCAGTGTAAGTGTAATGCTACTATCTACCGCAAGCAACCGGCATTGATTGCTCGGGGTAATGCTTCTCTAAAAATCCATTTTGATATTTGCAGTGAAAATGCTGGTTTACTTGCCCTGACACATGTTGGCAGCCGGAGAGTAGTCCAAATATCTGCAGGATTCATGATTTTCTTCTCTATTCTTGGTAATGTGCAATGTTGTTTCTAACATTATGTATCTGTGTTCTTCATTGAGTGTATTTTTAGTTTCGGACAAAAGCAGACACAAGTAGAGCACGCTTGACAGACAGACTGTACTCACAACAGCACTCTGTTACTGAATAGAAACAGAAAAACAGATACCCTGTTCTCCACTATCTAGTGCAACAATCTGTTACTGAATTATCGTCTAGTTCAACAGACTGTAATTTTTGTAATTTGACTTTTGACATAAACTATAGATTTGCTTTAGGTTTTATATGGCTCAGGTGCTGTTGATCATCTGTCTTTGATAGGCTAAATGTGCTCCTTTTGCTTAACCAGGGAAATTCGGAGCCATTTTTGCGTCCATCCCACTGCCAATATTTGCTGCCCTGTATTGCATATTCTTCGCATATATCGGTACATCCTGATCTCTATATCCTTCTGCGGGCTTTATCGTCTTATCTCCAGGACATGTTCTTAAACACCAACCTTTCCAATTTATCTGTTCATATGCTTTGCAGGCGCCTGTGGTCTCAGCTTCCTTCAGTTCTGCAACCTGAACAGCTTCAGGACCAAGTTCATCTTGGGGTTCTCCTTGTTCATGGGATTGTCAGTCCCCCAGTACTTCAACGAGTACACATCTGTGGCCGGCTATGGCCCGGTGCACACTGGCGCCCGATGGGTACGTGAAACAAATCCTGCAGCCCTCCGTGCCACACTCGAATATCCGTTCTGCAGCTGAACTTCCTCTGCACATGCGTGGATGATGCGGTTTGCTCACCATCGTTGCTTTCCGATCTTGGCAGTTCAACGACATGATCAACGTGCCCTTCTCGTCGAAGCCTTTCGTGGCGGTGCTGGTGGCCTTCTTCCTGGACAACACGATCCAGCGGCGCGACACGGCGGTGCGGAGGGACAGGGGATACCACTGGTGGGACAAGTTCCGGAGCTTCAAGACCGACAGCCGCAGCGAGGAGTTCTACTCCCTGCCCTTCAACCTCAACAAGTTCTTCCCGTCCGTGTGATCGCGCACCCGTCCAGGGCGTTTCTTGGCGATGGCTCGGGGCTAGAGAAAAAATGATCAGGCCAGTGTAGGTGATGCTTGGTTGACTAGTCTGTACATTCAGAGGGTGAACTGCTGGACTGTTCCATGGGAGCTTTTGGGTTTTGGCATGTCTCAACGTTTGGTCGCAGCAGTTTGGttcaaatattcaatgtgatagATGATGCTGATAGTTGAGACGCTACGTTGTTAAGTTCTTTTGCGTTGCCTAGAAGAATGACAGTTATTATGGTGCTCTGTAGTGATCAGTATATAACTGTAATACCTTTGGTCACGAGAACACGACGTTTTGGAACTATTAAAACTTCTGCTACCAAATAGTCTTAAAGTATGGTCTTGAACTTAAGGAATTTTGTTTGGAAACATCTGAAGTCCTATTTATGTTGAACTTTGTCGTGAGATGGAATTCGATTTTAACAATCTTTGTAATAGAAACTAGCGGCTGTTAGCTGGCCCGATTTAATTTTGATTGTAACAGCAATTCTCTTGGGCTGGCCCGTCTTCACACGCGCCGACGACCTGATCGAACCAacgagaattttttttatttttatacttttttttgtttttgcagaaatatatagtcggatggaaAAATTGCAGAAATGGTCTAAcgccgccggcccaggcggcagAAGCCCGttaccgccgcctcagccggcgTAACTACTGGTGCGTGAGACGAGGCGTTACCGCTGCCTGGGGCGGCGGTAACGCCTTTACCGCTGGCTGAGGCGGCGGTAACGGGcttccgccgcctgggccggcgacaGTCGCCCCTTTATAACtcgcccgcgcccctcccctccctcccgcacCAGTGCGCGCTGCGCGTCCGAAGAAGCCAGAGAAGGGAGAGgcaagagaaagaggaaaggagggaaggaaaagagagagagagagagagagaggagaggaggaggagggaagaaaagaaagaaagaaaggaggaggaggtggaagggGGAAGAAATTTCTACCGTCTGTCgcaggtaattttttttaatcttgtagtttagtttagtttagatctagatttagaaatattagtggatctgagatttagaaatattagtacaTCTAGACTTAGAAGTAATAGTGGACGTAGATTTAGACTTGGAACTTTTAGCTGTTTTTAGATAGGAAAAAGTAGATTAGTTAGTATATCTGATTTAGCATATACAGTAAAATAAAGTCAATATTCAAATAAATGTAGTAAAAAGTAGATTTAGTTGTTATGATAAATGGCTAGAATAAATGAGTTATTAAATTATGTTTATTTGGTAGGTATTCGAATAGAGTTTTTCGATAACAATATTAAATTTGTTTGTTCTGGTAAATTACTGCAATAAATGTAGGCAGTAAATTATAACTTTTTGGTTAGGTATTACAATATAGTTTCTTGTaacattattagatttatttgttgtgGTGCATGTCTATGATAAAGTTAGTTAGTAAGCTCGGTTTAGTGTTACATAGTTTTTTGTTTATTCAATTGAGGTCGTTATTGTAGTTAATTTATGTCTAGTGCTGAGAATAATTTGGACTACCCATTTCATGTATGTTGCCAGGCATATCGGATAGTGTCAATATTCAAGTGTACTATGGGTCGGGGGAGATTAGATATGGTCCacaaggggtagatttgagtggattcccctattttaccaagtgtgttccaagagcaagagagagaacttgggggGCATATGCAAGTGGCTCTGTAGGAACTTAGGTGTTGACAGAGATCAAGCGGATGTGTCAGTGAGGTTTGTAGTGCAAAGACGGCCggacataaacttttgggagttgGTTCCGCTTGAAGGAACTCCGAGGTATCGAGGTTACATAGATGGTTTCACGAGAAGAGGTTTACCAATCATATGGTATGTTCAATTTTTCATGAAGGGTGGACCGAGCACTCATATTGAAGATCAAGTCGGAGGAGATGAAGTTGAAGTAGAAGAAGATGTGCAGAGTACTACGGGTGTAAATGAAGAAATTGATGACGAAGAATAAGAAGGTGGAGATGCAGAACATGAAGTAGCACCTCGGGAACCAAATGCAGAggctgatgaggaggaagaatttcctgagttagtagagcagatggagatggaaggaggggaggccaATGGTGCCATGGAGGAGGACTCATCGGATGATGAGGAAAATGATTATCCTGTACCGTGAAATTGGTCAAATTACgaccattccgccctacaggtaaatgtgggggaaaatattgcttgggagtacagggagaatgaggtatgcgAGGGGGCTGTGTATCAAAGTGGGGATGAAGTGAAGGTGGCTATTAAGAGGTGGTCCACTTTGTGTTTGCAGCGTCAGTTCAAGGTGGAAAAGAGTAGCCCGAAGGTGTATGATGTCCGTTGTGTGCGAAATGATTGCCCATTCAGGGTTTATGCATACAAGGgcaaatggaaggattactgggaggtgactaaagtggttgagcaccaatgcttgctggctgaattggaagggacacaccgcaacctcactactaaatttgttgctcaatacatgtaccctcagatagtggagaatccaagCTTCGAGCCCAAGTCTATTatctgtgccatagaggagaagttcaagtacaagatcagcTACAACAAAGCTTACCGTGCTAAGTAGAAGGCGCTTGAGATGAAGTGGGGGTATGTTCGAAGCATCCTACGACAACCTCCCTGCCTTGTTGCACACCATTTGccagagaaatcctagaagctTCTACGACTTGAAATCATATCCAGTTCTTCAGTTTCCAGGCAAACAGGTCCTTCAGCGGTCATTTCTTgcgttgggtccttgcattcatGCTTTCCGGCATTGtcgaccagtcatttgcattgatggcacatttctaaCTGGAAGGTACAAAGGGAAAATATTAACAGCTATTGGAACAGATGGCAACAATCAGGTGCTGACGCTTGCGATCGCTTTTGTgaggagtctggagatagctAGTATTGGTTTCTCgagagggtgaagaacatgattgtgtTGGACGTCGAGGGTGTCTGTCTCATTCATGATCGGAACAAAGGTATTATACAAGCAATCGAGGACCTACAGAATGGAAGTGAAGAGCGTTTTAGGGCCCCGATATGGCCGGACTTGAGGAGtcggtggtgcatgaggcatatgggtgcgAACTTTCACagccaattcaagaacaagaccctACAAAATTGTTCAAGTGCCTGTGCAAccagaatcaggagaggaaGTTCAACCTgttgtggaagaaacttgaggacCTCACAAAGAAGCAATTGGAGGAACTAGCGAAGAGGGCGGTCAATAGTGTGGCCGACAAACCCGTGTCTCTGGAGGACGTCGGGCTCGACGGTCCAAACGTCAGGCGAAGACGGGGAAGATCCATCAAGaccttctcacagtggattgagaatgaactgaaggaaaagtgggcattactctttgatgaaggaggtgcacggtggggtataatgatgacaaacctagctgaggtttacaactggGTCCTGCGCGGTGTTCGGGGGCTGCCTCTTGTTGGTATTGTCGAATTTTACCTTTACCGCACCATAAAGTATTTTAGGGAAAGGTACCAATTGGCTGATAACTCCATGCGCGACAACCACGTAATATTtgggtacaagatgacagagtacatggaggaAGCAATTAAGAAAGCTCATTTGCATCGTGTGAAAGAAGTGGGAGCCGTGGAATGCCGGTTCGAAGTTGTGTGCAGGAACAAAGTTCGTATGGGCAGGAGGCGTGAGAGACACACACatgagtgcatcatcagcaatgaaGGTTGTGTTTACTCTTGCCACAAGCCAAGATTGCTgcacaggccttgcacccataTCATTGCTGCATGCTTCGAGGCGGGGGCCTTCCAACCCCGTCGTTTCGTGCCACACTATTTCCTCAAAGAAACCATATGGGAAACTTGGAGGAATGAGGTTTATGGATACTGTTTGCTGGGAGACTTTGTCAATAATCCTGATAATGCCGTCCGCTACATTCCTGATcctgatccagaaatgttccaaggaGTGGGACGACATGGGAACAGGCGTATCCGTAATGACATGGATGAATCTGAAGCTGGTCCTGATGACCGTctatgctccaagtgccacgaaGCCGGGCACACCTACAAAAACTGCTCGGCAACGACGTATGCAAGTGCTAGCACCCAATCTGCATCTAATAACTATT containing:
- the LOC117859549 gene encoding nucleobase-ascorbate transporter 6 gives rise to the protein MAGGGAAPPPKQEELQPHPVKDQLPSVSYCITSPPPWPEAIILGFQHYIVMLGTSVIIPSALVPQMGGGNEEKARVIQTLLFVAGINTLCQSFFGTRLPAVMGGSYTVVAPTISIIMAGRYSNETDPHQKFLRTMRGTQGALIIASTIQIILGFSGLWRNVVRFLSPLSAVPLISLAGFGLYELGFPGVAKCVEIGLPEIILMLIFSQYLPHAIHVAKPVFDRFSVIFTIAIVWLYAYILTASGAYKNARTKTQVHCRVDRSGLISGAPWINVPYPFQWGAPTFDAGECFAMMMASFIALVESTGTFIAVSRYASATMIPPSVLGRGIGWQGIGTLLGAFFGTANGTAVSVENAGLLALTHVGSRRVVQISAGFMIFFSILGKFGAIFASIPLPIFAALYCIFFAYIGACGLSFLQFCNLNSFRTKFILGFSLFMGLSVPQYFNEYTSVAGYGPVHTGARWFNDMINVPFSSKPFVAVLVAFFLDNTIQRRDTAVRRDRGYHWWDKFRSFKTDSRSEEFYSLPFNLNKFFPSV